In Cryptomeria japonica chromosome 1, Sugi_1.0, whole genome shotgun sequence, the sequence CCAATATTCATGATGCGACACAAAACCATCAACTTTTGGTCCATACGAATCAGTTTGTCAGTGAGTAGGAGATTCTCCTCCTTCAAcctcataaatttttctttttcataatcctcTCGAGTCTTGGTCTCAACTTCCTCAACTTCATCCTCACTCGCTTCAATGTCCTCCTCTTCAGCATCCTCTTCTTCAGTTGAATCAAGAAAATCTTCAAACAACAAATACTTCAAACCCTCTTTTTTTTCAGCCAAAGTCTCCTCttttttccagccatcccaccaatgaacatggcgttttgttttaacttttgctTACACAATTTTACCCTCCACCGAgactaaatttgcaagaaaatcgtTCGATGACTGAATCAGTGTCTTCATCTCTTGGCTGCCTTTTAGCCTTCTCGAGAAACCAACAATTTCTTTTGACGTGGTCTCGCTTGCCACAATACCAGCAACTAATTTCTCTAACTTCAAACTTCTGCATCTTCTCAAGAATTTTCAATCCTTTATCTATCTACCTTTCTATCTCTGCTCAATCACTTCACCTAAGCTTCGATACCAATTGCTAGTTTAAAATAAGCAGCCAACCCCACAAAAGAGTCACCTAGTCATGAAACTTGTTCAGACACAGCCAACACCACATACAACACCGTGGTCCAAAATTCCACACTAAAGATTGCTGTTAAAAAGTTGCAAAGGTCGACCTCACATGAATTACGAGTAGTTGTGGATTGTGTAACAGTCAGGCTTAGGTTCATTAAGTTTATCTTTTGCTATATAAAGACAAATATGTTCATCACCaagtgttgaagatcaatccccaaAAGTCAAACAAGGTAGTTTAACCCCTATGCCACTAAAAAGCAAATCTGATTAGGAGTGGCATTCCTTATCTATACAGCTGCATAATAGATTATTTTCTCTATAGACAAATCCAAATTTAAGGGTGGAGGTGAACAACCTACTGCTCAACAGCCTCTCCAACTCTTTAGAACGGTTTAGGTAATCCTAGAGAACCCAACTGTTAGGGTATACATGCTGCATGATTCAAGGCTTGCAAAACAACAAAGTGGATAATGTATTTCTTGCAGAGAACTCTACACATCTCCACTCTAGTCTTTTATGTTATTATACTGGAGTTTATGTACGTTTGTGGTATTTTAATAGACAATCATAAAACACATAATCATGTAAAGCATTGGATAACATTTAAGGCCTATGTAATTTTGGCATCACCAAAAATCTCTACAAGAacaaattccatttttgaaatgaTGGAAACGATTGGCATCCCTCATAACTATTTCTCGTCCAACTATTTCAGATATAATTTTGATGGCATTGTGACAATCACCACATACACGAAGATTCTTAATAACTCTAAGAGGTGTTCCAGGGGGTGTGTTATTAATACCAAATGCAATTGCTAGCTTTTCACTATGGTGGGAAAGAAAGCTTTCCTTCTTCTCCACCTCAACATCATGAAGGACAAAGCTTGAGTCAGGAATATACCCTGCTTTCTTCATCTGTTCATCCAGATTTTGTAACGTTGCATAAATCTCTTCTGTCTGGGCATGTGACCTATCATCTACAACAAATCCATATAACCTATTTTTAACCTCAACCCAACTATATCCTGTTTCCTTTTTGACTCCTCTGTCTTTCATCATTTTCTTAATCTTTGCTGCATCATCCCACTTTCTTGCAGCCGAATAGATGTTTGACATTACCACATACGGTGCAGCAACTTGTGGTTCCAACTCAAAAAGGCATTTTGCCGCGTGTTCTCCTAGTTTTACATTTCCATAAGTTCTACATGAACCAAGTAACGACATCCACATCTTAGCATCGGGTTTAAAAGGCATGTTGTTCATCAAATTTTCTGCCTCATCTAGTTTTCCAGCACGGCCAAGAAGGTCAATCATGCAAGAATAGTGTTCTACTCTTGGTGTGATGCAATAATCTCGACTGATGCGATCGAAGTAAAGCTTTCCTTCCTCCACCAGGCCTGTATGGCTGCACGCAGCAAGAACACAAACTAAGCTGACATAATCTGGTTTTGTGCCTCCATGCAGCATCTGTTCAAAGAGCTGAATCGCTTTCATGCCATAGCCATTCTGAGCAAATGCtgaaatcattgcattccatgagatcagATTTCTTTTGGGCATAATGTTGAACACTTGCTCTGAATCACGTATGCTTCCACATTTGGCATACATGTCCAACAGAGCACTTCCTGTGAAGATGTTCAACTCGTATCCACTTCTAACCATGCAACCGTGAACCTGTTTTCCCTGTTCCAATGCCGCTAAGCTTGCACAGGCTTTGAGAACACTAGCAAAGGTTGCCTGGTCTGCTTTAACATCCATCTTGTGCATTAGAGAAAACAATTTTAATGCTTTCTCACCATGGTTAACCTGGGAATATCCTGTGATCATTGAAGTCCATGAAATTTGATTGCTGTCAGGCATATTTTCAAACATTTTGTATGCATCCTCCATATAACCACATTTAGCATACATATCAATAAGTGCATTCCCCACGTGGCAGTCCAATTCAACACCATTTTTTATGACATAGGAATGCAACTGCATCCCCCGCTCATAAGCTTGTAGGCTGGCACAGGAGCTAAGAACACTTGAGAAGGCGAATAGTGCTGGATCAAAACCCACCTGCTGCAAATTTCTAAAAAGTTTCAAAGACTCTTCAGCCT encodes:
- the LOC131042270 gene encoding putative pentatricopeptide repeat-containing protein At2g01510; amino-acid sequence: MKKSMAFIWRLTRHRVVFKCIHTYSTLFQSVKYSGESNHVDLHMIKTGFIPDIYRENRHIESLIKTKNLVDARRLFDKMSTKNTCSWNLIISGYVKCGRIEEARKLFDKMREQDTVSWTMMIGGYAQIGEFRESFNLFFQMQEAGIQPDQVTFAGILCACSFLPNSEQGKQVHSLILKRGYGSDVLVENTLIDTYAKCQDIDNARQVFDEMSVQGCVSFNALIAGYTRNGLDQEALELYIQMQEARIEPTQFTFAGVLSACGSLYNLEQGRVIHAYVIRKGYECNMLVSSALLGMYCKGNNMEDARKVFDIMSERNEILWNVMVTGYLWNGQAEESLKLFRNLQQVGFDPALFAFSSVLSSCASLQAYERGMQLHSYVIKNGVELDCHVGNALIDMYAKCGYMEDAYKMFENMPDSNQISWTSMITGYSQVNHGEKALKLFSLMHKMDVKADQATFASVLKACASLAALEQGKQVHGCMVRSGYELNIFTGSALLDMYAKCGSIRDSEQVFNIMPKRNLISWNAMISAFAQNGYGMKAIQLFEQMLHGGTKPDYVSLVCVLAACSHTGLVEEGKLYFDRISRDYCITPRVEHYSCMIDLLGRAGKLDEAENLMNNMPFKPDAKMWMSLLGSCRTYGNVKLGEHAAKCLFELEPQVAAPYVVMSNIYSAARKWDDAAKIKKMMKDRGVKKETGYSWVEVKNRLYGFVVDDRSHAQTEEIYATLQNLDEQMKKAGYIPDSSFVLHDVEVEKKESFLSHHSEKLAIAFGINNTPPGTPLRVIKNLRVCGDCHNAIKIISEIVGREIVMRDANRFHHFKNGICSCRDFW